Sequence from the Fodinibius salicampi genome:
ATGTGACCGACTTACCCTCGGACAAAGGGATGCTTTTTATCTTTGATGATAATCAACCACGCAGCTTTTACATGGCAAATACGCCCTTATCTCTGGATATTATTTTCGTCAATGCGGATAAAGAGATCGTGCGTATTCATGATAATACACAACCCTATTCCGACAAAAATTTAACCTCCGGGAAACCCGCCCGGTATGTTATTGAAACCAATGCCGGCTATTGCATGTCGCACGATATACGGGAAGGAATGCAAGTAACCTTTTAACAA
This genomic interval carries:
- a CDS encoding DUF192 domain-containing protein yields the protein MKQHSKLLLLIITAILVSACSQDQKKSNSKTTDNNTNSGRQLEYERSVTFLTAEGDSISTVDVAIADDNQERSEGLMNVTDLPSDKGMLFIFDDNQPRSFYMANTPLSLDIIFVNADKEIVRIHDNTQPYSDKNLTSGKPARYVIETNAGYCMSHDIREGMQVTF